In Salvelinus alpinus chromosome 22, SLU_Salpinus.1, whole genome shotgun sequence, one genomic interval encodes:
- the LOC139549535 gene encoding guanylate cyclase soluble subunit alpha-2-like, with product MPRYCLFGNNVTLASKFESGSHPRCINVSPTTYRLLKDDCSFSFVPRSRLELPDNFPKEIPGTCYFLEGGTSHSHTSLTSSRSAPPAPLRKVSYSIGTMFLRETSL from the exons ATGCCCAGGTACTGTCTGTTTGGCAACAACGTCACACTGGCCAGCAAGTTTGAGTCTGGGAGCCACCCTCGATGCATCAACGTCAGCCCAACCACATACCG gcTGCTGAAAGACGATTGCTCCTTCTCTTTCGTCCCTCGTTCCCGGTTGGAGCTTCCTGATAATTTTCCGAAGGAGATCCCGGGAACATGCTACTTCCTGGAGGGAGGGACTTCCCATAGCCACACCTCCCTGACAAGCTCCCGCTCCGCCCCCCCAGCGCCCCTGAGAAAAGTGTCCTACAGCATCGGCACCATGTTCCTGCGAGAGACCAGTCTATAG